The region GGCCTACATCGCCGAGCACGTGACCAAGCCGGTCGTCGGCTACGTGGCCGGGTTCACCGCACCCGAGGGCAAGACCATGGGGCACGCCGGCGCGATCGTGTCCGGCTCGTCCGGCACCGCACAGGCCAAGAAGGAAGCCCTCGAGGCCGTGGGTGTTCGGGTCGGCAAGACGCCGTCCGAGACCGCCCGGCTGATGCGGGAGATCGTCGCCAGCGCCTGACCCACCCGGGGGCTGTTCGTCGCGGGCCGTCGGGCGTGGCTTCCCGGCGGGGGCTGTCCGGTTTGCGACGATCGGGATGTGACCGTCCAGCTCGAGCGACCGCGCGCTGCGGGCCGGGCCGAACCGCTGCGCTCGCCGGTGGTCTCGGGGGCGACCGCAGGGCTGTGGGCCGGGGTTCTCGGGCTCGCCGTCATCGCCGTCCCGGTGCTCGTGGTCTGGGCCGCGGCACCGCACGACCAGTCCACCCCCCAGGACGCCCTGCAGATCGGTGGGCTGGCCTGGCTGATGGCCCACGGGGCGTCGCTCACCACCCCGGACGGCGATCTCTCGCTGCTGCCGCTCGGGCTGCTGGCCGTTCCGGCGCTGCTGCTCTACCGGTCCGGCCACTGGGCCGGTCGGGTCGCGGTGGACGCGGCGCGGTCCGCGGCCGCCGCGGTGGCGACCCTCGTGGCGACGTACGCCGCGACCGCGTTCGTCGTGTCCCACCTGAGCCACCACGCGGGATCCGGCGCGGACCCCGTGTCGGTGCTTCTCGGCTCGGCGCTGCTCGCGCTGGCCGCTGGCGGCCCCGGGGTTGTGCGCGGCGGCCAGGCTCGCGGGCTGGCGCTTCGGCCGCTCACTCCGGCGGCCCGCAGCGTGCTGCGCGGGGCCGGTGTCGGGCTGGCCGTGCTGCTCGGAGGCGCGGCCGCCGTGCTGGCGGTGGCGCTCGTGGCGCACGCGGCCCGGGTGGTGGAACTGGTGCGGGCGGTGGCCCACGGGCCGGCCGGCGTGCTGGCCCTGCTGGTGCTCGGGCTGCTGCTGCTGCCCAACGCGGTGCTGTGGGCCGCCGCCTACACCGTGGGGCCCGGGTTCGCCGTCGGTGTGGCCACGTCGGTCGCGCCGACCGGGGTGCACCTCGGCGACGTCCCCTCGTTCCCCCTGCTCGGTGCACTGCCCGGCAGCGGGTCCGCTCCGGCGGTGTCCCTGCTCGCCGTCCTGGTGCCGGTCCTCGCCGGCGCACTGGTCGGGCTGCACGCGGTCCGCACCCGGCCGGACGGCGAGCGGCCGGGGGGTGTGGTGGTCCCGGTCCGGGCGGCTCTGTCCGGGCTGCTGGCCGGCGTCGCCCTGGGCGGGCTCGCGCTGCTCTCCTCGGGGTCCTTGGGCAGCGGCCGGATGTCAGCGCTCGGCCCGGACGGCTGGCCGGTCGGCCTGGCCGCGGCCGTCGAGGTGGCCGGGGTGGCGGCCGTGACCGGCTGGGCCGCCGGGCGCTATGCGGGCGCCGCCGAGCGGGTGCTGCGGGAGGCGAAGGGCCGCTGGCGCGCCGTCGCGGCCCGGCTGGACCCGCGCCGGCGCGGCTGAGGCTGCCTCAGCGGCCGATCCGGTCCAGCAGCGCAGTGCGCAGCTGGGTGTCGCAGGCCTGTTGTGCGATCTGGGTGTTGGCCCCGGCTCGGCAGGACTCGTAGTCGCGCATCTGCGGCCAGAACATGACGACGACGATGCCCATGAGCACGGCCAGACCCGCGCCCAGCGCCCCCAGCGTCATGCCCACGGCGGTACGCGACGGGGCGGCGGTCCCCGACGTCCTGGCGGCCCGCAGCGTGCGCCGACCGACGACCAGGGCGCCCACCCCGAGGGCGAGCCCGAGCGGGAAGAAGAACACCGCGCCGAGCAGTGCGGCCAGCCCGCTGAGCAGCGTGGCCGTCGCCGAGCTGGACAGCGGGGACGGGGCGGGCTCCGGCTGGCTCACTGCGCTCCTCGCTGGCGGACTCCGCTCCCGGCGTCCGGGGGGCGGGCGTACAACCGATATCGTGCCTCACCGTGGCGCAACCCTCGGACCAGGCCGCGGTGGTCACGGTACGACCGGCCCGCAGTCCCGGGCGGGTCGTCGTCCTGGTCTCGGGCACCGGCACCAACCTGCAGGCCCTGCTCGACGCCTGCGCCGATCCCGCCTACGGGGCGGTGATCGTGGCGGTCGGTGCCGACCGTCCGGGCATCACCGCCCTGACCAGGGCCGAGCAGGCCCGCGTGCCGACGTTCGTCGTGGCCGTGTCCGACTTCGCGGACCGGGCCGCCTGGGACGCCGCGCTGGCCGCCGTCGTCGACGAGCACGAGCCGGACCTGGTGGTCTCGGCCGGCTTCATGAAGCTGGTCGGGCCGGCGTTCCTCGCCCGGTACGGCGACCGCTTCGTCAACACCCACCCGGCCCTGCTGCCGGCGTTCCCCGGCATGCACGGGGCGCGGGACGCGCTGGCCTACGGGGTGAAGGTCACCGGGTGCACGCTGTTCATGGTCGACGAGGGCGTCGACTCCGGGCCGGTGGTCGCGCAGGCCGCCGTCGAGGTCCTGGACGACGACGACGAGGCGGCCCTGCACGAGCGCATCAAGGAGCAGGAGCGGCGGCTCCTCGTCGACACCGTGGGCCGGATGGCTCGCGAGGGCTGGTCCATCCGCGGCAGGAAGGTCACGATCCCGTGAGCGACACCCACCCCGACAGCGACCGTCGTCCCGTCCGTCGGGCCCTGGTCAGCGTCTACGACAAGACCGGGCTGGCCGAGCTGGCCCAAGGGCTGCACGCCGCCGGCGTCGAACTCGTGTCGACCGGGACGACCGCAGCCACCATCGCCGGTCTGGGCATCCCGGTGACCCAGGTCGCCGAGCTCACCGGATTCCCCGAGTGCCTCGACGGCCGGGTGAAGACCCTGCACCCGCGGGTCCACGCCGGGGTCCTCGCCGACGTGCGCCGGGCCGAGCACCGCGAGCAGCTCGCCGACCTGGACATCCCGGCGTTCGAGCTCGTGGTCGTCAACCTCTACCCGTTCGCCGACACGGTGCACTCGGGGGCCAGCCAGGACGAGTGCGTCGAGCAGATCGACATCGGCGGCCCGACCATGGCGCGGGCCGCTGCGAAGAACCACGCCAACGTGGCCGTGGTGGTCTCGCCGGCGCGGTACGCCGAGGTCCGAGACGCCGTGGCCTCCGGAGGCTTCACGCTGGCCCAGCGCCGGGCGCTGGCCACCGATGCGTTCGTGCACACCGCCTCCTACGACATCGCGGTGGCCTCCTGGATGGGCAGCGTGGTCGCCCCCTCGGACGAGGGATCCGGGTTCCCGGCCTGGGTCGGAGCCGACTGGGACCGGGCCGCCGTGCTGCGCTACGGGGAGAACCCGCACCAGCCGGCTGCGCTGTACCGCGCCCGGCACGGTGCACCCGGCCTGGCCCAGGCCGAGCAGCTGCACGGCAAGGAGATGTCCTACAACAACTACGTGGACGCCGACGCCGCCAGGCGGGCCGCCTACGACTTCGCCGACCCGACGGTCGCGATCATCAAGCACGCCAACCCGTGCGGCATCGCGCTGGGCACCGACGTCGCCGACGCCTACGCCAAGGCCTTCGCGTGCGACCCGGTCTCCGCGTTCGGCGGGGTGGTGGCCGCCAACCGCCCGGTGACCCGCGCCATGGCCGAGGCGATGGCCGACGTGTTCACCGAAGTGGTCGTGGCGCCGGGCTTCGAGCCCGCGGCGCTCGAGCTGCTCACCGTGAAGAAGAACGTCCGGCTGCTGCGCTGCGACGGCCCGCACCCCGGGAAGACCGCGGAGTGGCGCCAGGTCAGCGGCGGCCTGCTCATGCAGGTCCGCGACACCATCGACGCCGACGGCGACGACCCCGCGACCTGGACGCTGGCGGCCGGGGCGCCGGCCGACCCGGCCACCCTCGCCGACCTGGAGTTCGCGTGGCGGTCCTGCCGCTCGGCGAAGTCCAACGCGATCGTGCTGGCCAGCGACGGGGCCACCGTCGGGGTCGGCATGGGCCAGGTCAACCGGGTCGACTCCGCGCGGCTGGCCGTGGAGCGGGCCGGCGAGGAGCGGGCGCGCGGCTCGGTGGCGGCGTCCGACGCGTTCTTCCCGTTCCCGGACGGCCTCGAGGTGCTCACGGCCGCGGGTGTTCGGGCCGTGGTCCAGCCCGGGGGCTCGGTGCGCGACGAGGAGGTCGTCTACGCGGCCACGGCGGCCGGGATCACCCTGTACCTCACCGGCGTGCGGCACTTCTTCCACTGACCACCATGGACTGGGTCGACGGCGCCGACCTCTCCGGCGCCGACCTGTACGCGGTCGAGCTGGACGGCGTCCACGTCAGCGGCCTGGACCTCTCCGACGCCGACCTGACCGAGGCGCGGCTGGTCGGCTGCGTGCTGGAGGACTGCGACCTGTCGGGGGCCCGGCTGAACGCGGCCGTGCTCGAGCGGACGGCGCTCCTGCGCTGCCGGTTCCGCCGCACCAACCTGTTCGACGTGCGGCTCGCGGGCTGCAAGCTCACCGGGTCGACCTTCGAGGGGGACTGCATCCTGCGGCCGCTCACCGTCGAGGGCGGCGACTGGTCCTACGTGTCGCTGCGCGGCCAGAACCTCGCCGGCGCGGTCCTGGACGGCGTCCGGCTGGCCGAGGCCGACCTGTCCGGCGCGGACCTTCGGGGCGCCAGCCTGCGCGGCTGCGACCTCGCGCACGCACGGGTGCACGAGGCGAAGGTGGCCGGAGCCGACCTGCGCGGCGCCGACCTCGAGGGAGTGGACCTCGCCCCGCTCGACCTCACCGGCACCCGGCTGGACCTCGAGCAGGCCGTGCTTCTGGCGCGGGCCCGTGGTGCGATCGTCGGGCCGTGACAGAATCCAGGGCGTGAGCGCGACGATCCTCGACGGCAAGGCGACCGCGGCCGCCATCAAGGCCGAGCTGGCGACCCGGGTGGCGGTGCTGCGCGAGCGCGGCAGCACCCCCGGCCTGGGCACCGTGCTGGTCGGTGACGACCCCGGTAGCCGCTCCTACGTGGCCGGCAAGCACCGCGACTGCGCGCAGGTGGGGCTGGCCAGCACCCGCCGCGACCTGCCGGCCGACGCCTCCCAGGCGCAGGTCGAGGACACCGTCGCCGAGCTGAACGCCGACCCGGCCATCACCGGCTACATCGTCCAGCTGCCGCTGCCCGCCGGCCTGGACTCCAACCGGGTTCTCGAGCTGATGGACCCGGCCAAGGACGCCGACGGCCTGCACCCGGTCAACCTCGGCCGGCTGGTGCTCGGCGTCCCGGCCGCGCTGCCGTGCACCCCGCGCGGCATCGTCGAGCTGCTGCGCCGCTACGACGTCCCGGTCGCCGGCGCCGAGGTGTGCGTCATCGGTCGCGGGGTGACCGTGGGCCGGCCGCTCGGGCTGCTGCTCACCCGGCGCAGCGAGAACGCCACGGTCACCTTGTGCCACACCGGGACCAAGCACCTGGCCAAGCACGTGCGCGAGGCCGACATCGTGGTCGCCGCCGCCGGCGTCCCCCGGCTGATCACCCCGGACATGGTCCACCCCGGCGCCGCCGTCCTGGACGTCGGCATCTCCCGTACCCCGGACGGGCTCGTGGGCGACGTCCACCCGGCGGTCGCGGAGGTCGCCGCGTTCCTCGCTCCGATGCCCGGGGGCGTGGGGCCGATGACCAGGGCGATGCTGCTCACCAACGTCGTCGAGGCCGCCGAGGCCGCCGAGGCGGCCGCCGGCGTCCGCGGGTGACCTCGGCCGACCCCTCCGAAGCCGCGGGCCCACCGGCGCCGCGGGGCCTGCTCGCGCGGGAGTGGCCGATCATCGTGGTGCTGCTCGGCGTCCTCGCCGGGCTGGTCGTCGTCGCCGTGCTGGACCGGTTCCGCCGCGGCAGCCTGGTGATCGCCGCCTTCGTCGTGCTCGGCGCCTGGCTGCGCGCCCTGCTGCCACCGGAGCGGGCCGGGGTGCTCGTCGTCCGGGGGAGGGCCGTGGACGTCGCCACCTTGCTGACCCTCGGGGTGGGCCTCACGGTGCTGGCCCTGGTGGTCCCCGCGCCCCCCCGGTAGGCGCCGGCGCGGGCATTCGGTAGCCTGCGAACGACAGAAGTGTCTTGATGCCGAGATATCGCCGCAGCGGTTGACCGAGCGGTCGGGGAGTGTGCGAGATGGCTGAGCGCAAGGGCAAGGTCACGGTCGTCGGGGCGGGGTTCTACGGGTCGACCACGGCCCAGCGGCTCGCCGAGTACGACATCTTCGACACGGTGGTCCTCACCGACATCGTGGAGGGCAAGCCCGAGGGGCTTGCGCTCGACATGAACCAGTCCCGGCCGATCGAGGGCTTCGAGACCAAGATCGTCGGCCAGACGACGACTCCGGACGGCGGCGGCTACGAGGCCATCGCGGGCTCGGACATCGTCGTGGTCACCGCGGGGCTGCCCCGCAAGCCCGGCATGAGCCGGATGGACCTCATCGAGACCAACGCCAAGATCGTGCGCGGGGTCGCCGAGAACATCGCCCAGCACGCGCCGGACGCCGTGATCATCGTGGTCTCCAACCCGCTGGACGAGATGACCGCGCTGACCCAGCTCGCCTCGGGCTTCCCCAAGCACCGGGTGATCGGCCAGGCCGGCATGCTCGACACGGCCCGGTTCACCTACTTCGTGGCAGAGACGCTCGCGGTGCCGGTCGGCTCGGTGCGGACCCTCACCCTCGGCTCGCACGGCGACACCATGGTCCCGGTGCCGTCCCGGTGCACCGTCGACGGGCGGCCGCTCACGGAGCTGCTGCCGGCCGACACGATCGACGAGCTGGTCACCCGGACCCGCAACGGCGGTGCCGAGGTCGTCGCGCTGCTCAAGACCGGCTCGGCGTACTACGCCCCGTCGGCCGCGGCCGCGCGGATGGCCAAGGCCGTGGCCGAGGACTCCGGCGCGGTCATGCCGGTCTGCGCCTGGGTCGACGGCGAGTACGGCATCGCCGGCGTGTACCTCGGCGTGGAGGCCGAGATCGGCCGGCAGGGCGTCCGCCGGGTCGTCGAGGCGGACCTCACCGACACCGAGAAGGCCGGGCTGCTGGCGGCCGCGGAAGCGGTGCGCGCCAAGCAGTCCGACGTCCAGCACCTCTGACAGGAGCGAGCACCGATGGAGAAGATCAAGGTCGAGGGCGTCGTCGTCGAGCTCGACGGCGACGAGATGACCCGCATCATCTGGCAGTTCATCAAGGATCAGCTGATCCTTCCGTACCTCGACGTCCAGCTGGACTACTACGACCTGGGCATCGAGCACCGGGACGCCACGGACGACCAGGTGACCATCGACGCGGCGCACGCCATCCAGCGGCACGGCGTCGGCGTCAAGTGCGCCACCATCACCCCCGACGAGGCGCGGGTCGAGGAGTTCGGACTGAAGAAGATGTGGAAGTCCCCGAACGGGACCGTCCGCAACATCCTCGGCGGTGTGATCTTCCGCGAGCCGATCATGATCAGCAACATCCCGCGGCTGGTGCCCGGCTGGACCAAGCCGATCGTGGTGGGCCGTCACGCGTTCGGCGACCAGTACCGCGCCACCGACACGCTGATCCCCGGCGAGGGCAAGCTGACCCTGGTCTTCACGCCGAAGGACGGCTCGGCGCCCATGGAGCTCGAGGTCTTCGACTTCCCGTCGCCGGGTATCGCCATGGCGATGTACAACCTGGACGACTCGATCCGTGACTTCGCGCGCGCCTCGATGCGGTACGGGCTGGCCCGCAACTACCCGGTGTACCTGTCCACCAAGAACACGATCCTCAAGGCGTACGACGGCCGGTTCAAGGACCTGTTCGCCGAGGTCTTCGAGACCGAGTTCAAGGACGACTTCGCCAAGGCCGGGATCACCTACGAGCACCGGCTGATCGACGACATGGTCGCGGCCGCGCTCAAGTGGGAGGGCGGCTACGTCTG is a window of Actinomycetes bacterium DNA encoding:
- a CDS encoding DUF6350 family protein produces the protein MTVQLERPRAAGRAEPLRSPVVSGATAGLWAGVLGLAVIAVPVLVVWAAAPHDQSTPQDALQIGGLAWLMAHGASLTTPDGDLSLLPLGLLAVPALLLYRSGHWAGRVAVDAARSAAAAVATLVATYAATAFVVSHLSHHAGSGADPVSVLLGSALLALAAGGPGVVRGGQARGLALRPLTPAARSVLRGAGVGLAVLLGGAAAVLAVALVAHAARVVELVRAVAHGPAGVLALLVLGLLLLPNAVLWAAAYTVGPGFAVGVATSVAPTGVHLGDVPSFPLLGALPGSGSAPAVSLLAVLVPVLAGALVGLHAVRTRPDGERPGGVVVPVRAALSGLLAGVALGGLALLSSGSLGSGRMSALGPDGWPVGLAAAVEVAGVAAVTGWAAGRYAGAAERVLREAKGRWRAVAARLDPRRRG
- the purN gene encoding phosphoribosylglycinamide formyltransferase, with the protein product MAQPSDQAAVVTVRPARSPGRVVVLVSGTGTNLQALLDACADPAYGAVIVAVGADRPGITALTRAEQARVPTFVVAVSDFADRAAWDAALAAVVDEHEPDLVVSAGFMKLVGPAFLARYGDRFVNTHPALLPAFPGMHGARDALAYGVKVTGCTLFMVDEGVDSGPVVAQAAVEVLDDDDEAALHERIKEQERRLLVDTVGRMAREGWSIRGRKVTIP
- the purH gene encoding bifunctional phosphoribosylaminoimidazolecarboxamide formyltransferase/IMP cyclohydrolase, with the translated sequence MSDTHPDSDRRPVRRALVSVYDKTGLAELAQGLHAAGVELVSTGTTAATIAGLGIPVTQVAELTGFPECLDGRVKTLHPRVHAGVLADVRRAEHREQLADLDIPAFELVVVNLYPFADTVHSGASQDECVEQIDIGGPTMARAAAKNHANVAVVVSPARYAEVRDAVASGGFTLAQRRALATDAFVHTASYDIAVASWMGSVVAPSDEGSGFPAWVGADWDRAAVLRYGENPHQPAALYRARHGAPGLAQAEQLHGKEMSYNNYVDADAARRAAYDFADPTVAIIKHANPCGIALGTDVADAYAKAFACDPVSAFGGVVAANRPVTRAMAEAMADVFTEVVVAPGFEPAALELLTVKKNVRLLRCDGPHPGKTAEWRQVSGGLLMQVRDTIDADGDDPATWTLAAGAPADPATLADLEFAWRSCRSAKSNAIVLASDGATVGVGMGQVNRVDSARLAVERAGEERARGSVAASDAFFPFPDGLEVLTAAGVRAVVQPGGSVRDEEVVYAATAAGITLYLTGVRHFFH
- a CDS encoding pentapeptide repeat-containing protein, which translates into the protein MDWVDGADLSGADLYAVELDGVHVSGLDLSDADLTEARLVGCVLEDCDLSGARLNAAVLERTALLRCRFRRTNLFDVRLAGCKLTGSTFEGDCILRPLTVEGGDWSYVSLRGQNLAGAVLDGVRLAEADLSGADLRGASLRGCDLAHARVHEAKVAGADLRGADLEGVDLAPLDLTGTRLDLEQAVLLARARGAIVGP
- a CDS encoding bifunctional methylenetetrahydrofolate dehydrogenase/methenyltetrahydrofolate cyclohydrolase, with amino-acid sequence MSATILDGKATAAAIKAELATRVAVLRERGSTPGLGTVLVGDDPGSRSYVAGKHRDCAQVGLASTRRDLPADASQAQVEDTVAELNADPAITGYIVQLPLPAGLDSNRVLELMDPAKDADGLHPVNLGRLVLGVPAALPCTPRGIVELLRRYDVPVAGAEVCVIGRGVTVGRPLGLLLTRRSENATVTLCHTGTKHLAKHVREADIVVAAAGVPRLITPDMVHPGAAVLDVGISRTPDGLVGDVHPAVAEVAAFLAPMPGGVGPMTRAMLLTNVVEAAEAAEAAAGVRG
- a CDS encoding DUF3017 domain-containing protein; this translates as MTSADPSEAAGPPAPRGLLAREWPIIVVLLGVLAGLVVVAVLDRFRRGSLVIAAFVVLGAWLRALLPPERAGVLVVRGRAVDVATLLTLGVGLTVLALVVPAPPR
- the mdh gene encoding malate dehydrogenase is translated as MAERKGKVTVVGAGFYGSTTAQRLAEYDIFDTVVLTDIVEGKPEGLALDMNQSRPIEGFETKIVGQTTTPDGGGYEAIAGSDIVVVTAGLPRKPGMSRMDLIETNAKIVRGVAENIAQHAPDAVIIVVSNPLDEMTALTQLASGFPKHRVIGQAGMLDTARFTYFVAETLAVPVGSVRTLTLGSHGDTMVPVPSRCTVDGRPLTELLPADTIDELVTRTRNGGAEVVALLKTGSAYYAPSAAAARMAKAVAEDSGAVMPVCAWVDGEYGIAGVYLGVEAEIGRQGVRRVVEADLTDTEKAGLLAAAEAVRAKQSDVQHL
- a CDS encoding NADP-dependent isocitrate dehydrogenase, with the protein product MEKIKVEGVVVELDGDEMTRIIWQFIKDQLILPYLDVQLDYYDLGIEHRDATDDQVTIDAAHAIQRHGVGVKCATITPDEARVEEFGLKKMWKSPNGTVRNILGGVIFREPIMISNIPRLVPGWTKPIVVGRHAFGDQYRATDTLIPGEGKLTLVFTPKDGSAPMELEVFDFPSPGIAMAMYNLDDSIRDFARASMRYGLARNYPVYLSTKNTILKAYDGRFKDLFAEVFETEFKDDFAKAGITYEHRLIDDMVAAALKWEGGYVWATKNYDGDVQSDTIAQGYGSLGLMTSVLMTPDGKTVEAEAAHGTVTRHYRQHQQGKPTSTNPIASIFAWTRGLAHRGKLDGTPAVTDFAETLERVCVETVESGKMTKDLALLIGPDQPWLTTQEFLAALDENLQAAMAH